The Roseovarius sp. EL26 genome has a window encoding:
- a CDS encoding enoyl-CoA hydratase encodes MQTTDILLHDLDDNGILRLTLNDVGRRNALSEAMLTRLGTAFADAGANPSVRVIILAANGPAFCAGHDLKEMTAGRAAPDHGKAYFTKVLAQCSGVMQSIVNCPKPVIAQVTGVATAAGCQLVASCDLAIASDTAQFSTPGVHIGLFCSTPMVALSRNVGNKHAMEMLLTGDMTPASRAAEIGVINRAVAPDTLQEITMEMARKIASKSSMTLATGKRAFYAQREMPLSEAYDYASGVMVNNMLAHDAEEGIGAFIEKRAPQWQDH; translated from the coding sequence GTGCAAACAACTGATATTCTACTGCATGATCTGGATGACAACGGCATTCTGCGCCTGACCCTCAATGATGTTGGGCGGCGCAACGCCCTGTCAGAGGCGATGCTGACCAGACTTGGCACTGCTTTTGCCGATGCCGGTGCCAACCCATCCGTGCGGGTCATCATATTGGCCGCCAACGGGCCTGCTTTTTGTGCCGGTCACGATCTGAAGGAAATGACAGCCGGTCGCGCCGCACCTGATCATGGAAAAGCTTATTTCACAAAGGTCTTGGCGCAATGTTCAGGCGTGATGCAGTCCATTGTGAATTGTCCCAAACCCGTCATTGCCCAAGTCACAGGAGTTGCAACCGCAGCAGGTTGTCAGTTGGTGGCCAGTTGCGATCTGGCGATTGCATCCGACACAGCGCAATTTAGCACACCCGGCGTTCACATCGGCTTGTTTTGCTCAACCCCGATGGTGGCCCTGTCACGGAATGTTGGCAATAAACACGCGATGGAAATGCTGCTGACAGGCGATATGACGCCCGCAAGTCGCGCCGCCGAAATTGGGGTGATAAACCGGGCCGTCGCCCCCGATACCTTGCAAGAAATCACCATGGAAATGGCGCGTAAAATTGCCTCAAAATCCAGTATGACGCTAGCCACCGGAAAACGTGCCTTCTATGCCCAACGCGAGATGCCCCTCTCGGAAGCTTACGATTATGCCTCTGGGGTGATGGTCAACAACATGCTTGCCCACGACGCCGAAGAAGGCATAGGTGCGTTCATCGAAAAACGTGCTCCTCAATGGCAAGATCATTGA
- a CDS encoding acyl-CoA synthetase, with protein sequence MNNPYNDGLDRNPANYQPLTPLTFLERAASVFPSHTAIIHGTLQRNYADFYTRSRQLASALTQIGIGRGDTVSALLANTPAMLECHYGVPMCGGVLHSVNTRLDAAIIAFQLDHAASKVVIVDREFMPLMQEALALCTHKPALIQYDDPEFTGPETDHAAIDFDTFLSSGDPDFAWLMPLDEWDAISINYTSGTTGDPKGVVSHHRGAYLLAQGNALTTSMHKHAVYLWTLPMFHCNGWCFPWTMSAIIGTHVCLRQVRAEPIWNALADDGVTHLCGAPIVMSLLISAPSSAKRELAHKVQFFTAAAPPPETLLADMKTAGFDVTHLYGLTETYGPAVVNDWHQDWSTLPAAEQAALKSRQGVRYLPLEGLDVMDPETMTSVPRDGQTMGEVMFRGNVVMKGYFRNHNATQEAFSGGWFHSGDLGVMHPDGYIQLKDRSKDIIISGGENISSIEVEEALYRHPAVEVVAVVAMPHEKWGETPCAFVERVVGSDVPAETLRQWCRDQLAPYKVPGHFVFVPIPRTSTGKIQKFSLREQARNLSN encoded by the coding sequence ATGAACAATCCGTACAATGATGGTCTGGATCGCAATCCAGCAAATTACCAACCACTGACGCCATTGACGTTTCTGGAACGCGCCGCCAGCGTTTTTCCCAGTCACACCGCAATCATTCATGGCACATTGCAACGCAATTACGCCGATTTCTATACGCGGTCCCGGCAGCTGGCCTCGGCCCTGACGCAAATCGGCATTGGACGGGGTGACACCGTATCGGCACTACTGGCAAACACTCCAGCAATGTTAGAATGCCATTACGGCGTACCAATGTGCGGCGGAGTACTGCATTCGGTCAATACCCGATTGGACGCGGCGATCATTGCCTTTCAGCTTGATCACGCGGCGTCTAAGGTCGTGATTGTTGATCGGGAATTCATGCCCTTGATGCAAGAGGCCCTTGCATTATGTACGCACAAACCGGCTTTAATCCAGTATGATGACCCGGAATTCACCGGGCCTGAAACAGATCACGCCGCGATCGATTTCGATACGTTTTTGTCCTCTGGTGATCCTGATTTTGCATGGTTGATGCCACTAGACGAGTGGGATGCAATTTCGATCAACTACACATCTGGCACAACCGGCGATCCAAAAGGCGTGGTGTCGCATCACAGGGGTGCCTATCTGTTGGCACAGGGAAATGCACTGACAACCTCAATGCACAAACATGCGGTCTATCTGTGGACACTACCAATGTTTCATTGCAACGGTTGGTGTTTCCCTTGGACGATGTCGGCCATCATCGGCACCCATGTGTGCCTGCGTCAGGTCCGGGCAGAGCCAATTTGGAATGCGTTGGCTGACGATGGTGTGACCCACCTGTGTGGCGCACCTATTGTAATGTCGCTCCTTATTTCCGCGCCAAGCAGTGCCAAACGGGAACTTGCGCACAAAGTGCAGTTTTTCACCGCCGCCGCCCCGCCACCTGAAACGTTGTTGGCCGATATGAAAACCGCAGGATTTGACGTGACCCATCTGTATGGATTGACAGAAACCTACGGCCCTGCGGTAGTGAATGACTGGCATCAAGATTGGTCAACCCTGCCCGCGGCTGAACAGGCCGCACTGAAATCCCGCCAAGGTGTGCGTTATCTTCCGCTGGAAGGTCTCGATGTGATGGATCCTGAAACAATGACCTCGGTGCCCCGTGATGGCCAAACCATGGGAGAGGTCATGTTCCGAGGGAATGTCGTGATGAAGGGTTACTTTCGCAATCACAACGCCACGCAAGAGGCCTTTTCTGGCGGCTGGTTCCACTCTGGCGATCTGGGTGTCATGCATCCCGATGGCTATATCCAACTCAAAGATCGATCCAAGGACATCATCATTTCGGGCGGAGAAAATATTTCCTCAATCGAAGTCGAAGAGGCTTTGTACCGACATCCCGCTGTCGAAGTGGTCGCCGTTGTTGCCATGCCTCATGAGAAGTGGGGGGAAACGCCCTGTGCCTTTGTCGAACGTGTGGTCGGATCTGATGTACCAGCCGAGACGTTGCGCCAATGGTGCCGTGATCAGCTTGCACCCTATAAAGTGCCCGGCCATTTTGTGTTTGTACCAATCCCCAGAACTTCGACCGGGAAAATTCAGAAATTCTCGCTACGTGAACAGGCGAGAAACTTATCAAACTGA
- a CDS encoding GntR family transcriptional regulator: MSIEAQVSEQQSKKSDQLAHVLSERIVRGEFQPGEKLRQDSIAREFSVSQVTVREAFTRLSSQGLVISLPRRGICIAPLDQSVVDELQVMRRALEPLALQLSVPNLTPEQIATIELIHLACNASETATDWERENRNFHIAIIEGCKMPRLIAEVSNLQLLYARHFFNHHAPRWKRRDDPDHAAILSAIKARDAKRAHTVMQRHLARLG, from the coding sequence TTGAGTATCGAGGCACAGGTGTCAGAGCAGCAAAGCAAGAAATCGGACCAGCTTGCGCATGTGCTTTCGGAGCGGATTGTACGTGGAGAGTTTCAGCCCGGTGAAAAACTGCGCCAAGATTCGATTGCCCGTGAATTCAGCGTCAGTCAGGTCACTGTCCGAGAAGCGTTCACCCGCCTGTCATCGCAGGGGCTTGTCATCAGCCTGCCACGCCGAGGGATCTGTATCGCACCTCTGGATCAGTCCGTTGTGGACGAACTGCAAGTCATGCGCCGGGCGCTTGAGCCCCTCGCCCTGCAACTGTCGGTGCCAAACCTGACCCCGGAGCAGATCGCCACAATTGAGCTGATCCATCTGGCCTGCAACGCATCAGAAACGGCCACTGATTGGGAACGTGAGAACCGCAACTTTCACATCGCGATCATCGAAGGCTGCAAAATGCCGCGTTTGATTGCCGAAGTGAGCAATCTGCAACTGCTATATGCACGACATTTTTTCAACCATCATGCCCCACGCTGGAAACGTCGTGATGACCCTGATCACGCGGCAATTCTGTCCGCGATCAAGGCCCGTGATGCCAAGCGCGCGCATACCGTCATGCAACGCCATCTGGCACGACTAGGCTAG
- a CDS encoding methyltransferase domain-containing protein, producing the protein MTPQMSMRVQRSFSRSFDTYDEASSQQIWVANHLAHLLGQSGAPKAFEYAFEFGCGTGHLTQALCQNFEFSKLILNDITPEADHTAAIFGAEFLPGDVATTAWPNQVDLVASASMIQWLQDPAKLMAEAARHLAPGGWLAVSGFGQNQYCQLSQLGSSAKAPGLCQPEDLVAAISDEIEVIEMGEAERCQYFPSPRHVLHHLRQTGVNGRAQKGWNKTRLAQFTSEYVDKFGTEHGVPLTYHPIWIVGRKRA; encoded by the coding sequence ATGACCCCACAAATGTCTATGCGTGTTCAACGCAGTTTCAGTCGTAGCTTTGATACCTATGATGAAGCCTCCAGCCAGCAAATCTGGGTGGCAAATCATTTGGCTCATTTGTTAGGGCAATCCGGCGCACCCAAAGCATTTGAATATGCGTTCGAGTTTGGCTGTGGTACTGGGCATCTGACGCAAGCACTTTGTCAAAATTTCGAATTCTCCAAACTGATCCTGAACGATATCACCCCTGAAGCAGATCACACTGCTGCAATCTTTGGAGCGGAATTTTTGCCCGGAGATGTCGCAACCACCGCATGGCCCAATCAGGTTGATCTGGTGGCCTCGGCATCAATGATCCAATGGCTGCAGGATCCGGCAAAGCTCATGGCGGAGGCTGCTCGCCATCTTGCCCCGGGTGGATGGCTGGCCGTGTCGGGATTTGGTCAAAATCAATATTGCCAGCTGTCTCAACTGGGATCTTCAGCAAAAGCGCCGGGTCTTTGCCAGCCAGAGGATTTGGTTGCGGCGATCTCTGATGAAATTGAAGTGATTGAGATGGGTGAGGCTGAAAGATGCCAGTATTTCCCAAGCCCGCGACATGTCTTGCATCACCTGCGCCAAACCGGGGTCAATGGACGCGCTCAAAAAGGGTGGAACAAGACCAGACTTGCGCAGTTCACGTCAGAATATGTCGATAAATTCGGTACAGAGCATGGCGTGCCGCTGACTTATCACCCGATTTGGATCGTCGGACGTAAACGCGCCTAG
- a CDS encoding pimeloyl-ACP methyl esterase BioG family protein, whose protein sequence is MRHHWLSHTGTSDLILVFGGWALGVAPFQGLSGSDDILFVEDYTKLDDPLPDLAGYDHVTLLAYSFGVASAAHWLAQSGAEPDKLVAVAGTLYPADSSLGIAPETVRATADGLTDVSFARFCRRAGVTGQAPAINLTAAQAELHAIADRGAAPDRQFDRIWIPDRDRIIPTDAQIAAWQGQGDVVRHTDGPHVPFGAGQNWAEWLI, encoded by the coding sequence ATGAGGCACCACTGGTTATCCCATACTGGTACATCGGATCTGATCCTTGTTTTTGGGGGCTGGGCGCTTGGCGTTGCCCCATTTCAGGGCCTGAGTGGGTCTGATGATATTTTGTTTGTGGAGGACTATACCAAACTGGATGATCCGCTACCGGATCTGGCGGGCTATGACCATGTCACGTTGCTGGCCTATTCCTTTGGCGTGGCATCTGCGGCGCATTGGCTTGCGCAAAGCGGAGCAGAGCCTGACAAGTTGGTGGCCGTCGCAGGCACGTTGTATCCCGCAGATAGTAGCCTGGGTATCGCGCCTGAAACGGTGCGCGCCACGGCAGATGGGTTGACGGATGTCAGTTTTGCCCGGTTTTGCCGACGCGCGGGGGTAACTGGCCAGGCGCCTGCGATCAATCTGACAGCGGCACAGGCGGAGCTGCATGCTATTGCGGATCGCGGCGCGGCACCTGATCGCCAGTTTGATCGGATCTGGATTCCAGATCGCGACCGGATCATCCCAACCGACGCGCAAATCGCGGCGTGGCAGGGGCAGGGTGATGTAGTGCGCCATACCGATGGGCCGCATGTGCCGTTTGGTGCCGGCCAAAACTGGGCGGAGTGGCTGATATGA
- the bioA gene encoding adenosylmethionine--8-amino-7-oxononanoate transaminase, translating to MTPMEFDARHLWHPYTNVMDPGPMHLITGAEGVWLTRDDGGKMIDAMSSWWCAIHGHRHPVITDAMHRQIDQLPHVMFGGLTHDPAIELGRRLVEFMPEGLDRVFYSDSGSVTIEVALKMAVQYQMAQGHAHRVEFATIRGGYHGDTWKAMSVCDPVNGMHGLFAGALSIQHFLPRPSIRFDEEWCEDPIQNGLAELEQLLERKGNQIAGLIVEPVVQGAGGMYFYHPAWLRGAKELCDEYGILLIFDEIATGFGRSGELFAMDHAGIAPDIICVGKALTGGHITLSATVTSKNVAEGIGNSEAGVMMHGPTYMANPLACAAGAASLSLLANGNWKQDVTQIADQMQHELAPARALPSVAEVRVLGAIGVIEMHETVDPRVAHRAALETGVWLRPFARNIYCMPPFVMSEDELSRVTSAMVALARGDV from the coding sequence ATGACCCCGATGGAGTTTGACGCCCGCCATTTGTGGCATCCCTATACGAATGTCATGGATCCCGGCCCGATGCATTTGATTACGGGGGCTGAAGGTGTTTGGCTGACTCGCGATGATGGCGGCAAGATGATAGATGCAATGTCATCGTGGTGGTGCGCTATTCACGGCCATCGTCATCCGGTCATCACTGACGCCATGCACCGTCAGATAGATCAGCTGCCGCATGTGATGTTTGGTGGATTGACCCATGATCCGGCGATTGAGCTGGGGCGCAGGCTGGTTGAATTTATGCCTGAGGGGTTGGACCGCGTGTTTTATAGCGATAGCGGCTCTGTCACGATCGAAGTCGCGTTGAAAATGGCGGTGCAGTATCAGATGGCGCAGGGGCACGCTCATCGGGTTGAATTTGCCACCATACGTGGCGGCTATCACGGGGATACGTGGAAGGCGATGAGCGTCTGTGATCCGGTGAATGGTATGCACGGATTGTTCGCCGGGGCCTTGTCGATCCAGCACTTCCTGCCACGCCCAAGTATTCGCTTTGATGAGGAATGGTGCGAGGATCCCATCCAGAATGGTCTGGCAGAGTTGGAACAGCTACTGGAGCGAAAAGGCAACCAGATCGCAGGCCTTATTGTTGAGCCGGTGGTTCAAGGGGCGGGGGGCATGTATTTTTATCACCCGGCATGGCTGCGCGGGGCGAAAGAGCTGTGTGATGAATACGGTATCTTGCTGATTTTTGACGAAATTGCCACAGGATTCGGCCGCAGTGGAGAGCTGTTTGCGATGGATCATGCTGGGATTGCGCCGGACATTATTTGTGTGGGCAAAGCTCTGACTGGGGGACATATCACCCTGTCAGCGACGGTCACCTCAAAAAACGTGGCTGAAGGTATCGGAAACAGTGAGGCCGGGGTGATGATGCACGGTCCCACGTATATGGCGAACCCATTGGCCTGTGCTGCGGGCGCTGCCAGCCTGAGCCTGCTTGCAAACGGAAACTGGAAGCAGGATGTGACACAAATTGCTGATCAGATGCAGCATGAGCTGGCGCCAGCCCGCGCTTTGCCCAGTGTGGCAGAGGTCCGCGTTTTAGGTGCCATCGGTGTGATCGAGATGCATGAGACGGTTGACCCACGCGTCGCCCACCGTGCGGCGCTTGAAACGGGGGTGTGGCTGCGACCCTTTGCCCGCAATATCTATTGCATGCCGCCGTTTGTGATGTCCGAGGATGAGTTGAGCCGAGTGACCTCGGCGATGGTGGCTTTGGCGCGAGGCGATGTATGA
- the bioD gene encoding dethiobiotin synthase produces MNTIIITGTDTGIGKTVFAAGLTAALGASYWKPVQSGLDDATDSESVQALSGARILPEAYRLNMPASPHLSAEDMGVEIDLGQLALPQVEGPLVVEGAGGVMVPLTRKHFFVDMFAQWHAPVILVARTALGTINHTSLSLKALRDAGCAVIGVAFVGDPDPAVEGTICQMCDVAHLGRLPVLDPLTKANLSEAFEAIDLATIRSAL; encoded by the coding sequence ATGAATACGATCATCATAACAGGCACGGATACGGGCATTGGCAAAACGGTCTTTGCTGCTGGGCTGACCGCAGCGCTTGGCGCAAGCTATTGGAAACCCGTACAATCGGGATTGGATGATGCAACTGACAGCGAATCCGTGCAAGCCCTGTCAGGTGCACGGATCCTGCCCGAGGCGTACCGTTTGAATATGCCTGCCTCGCCGCATTTGTCGGCCGAAGATATGGGCGTGGAAATTGACTTGGGCCAGCTTGCCTTGCCGCAAGTTGAGGGCCCGTTGGTGGTCGAAGGGGCCGGGGGCGTTATGGTGCCGCTGACCCGTAAACATTTCTTTGTGGACATGTTCGCGCAATGGCATGCACCGGTCATTTTGGTGGCCCGCACGGCACTTGGTACGATCAATCATACATCACTGTCGCTGAAAGCGCTCCGAGATGCCGGATGTGCGGTGATTGGCGTGGCTTTTGTCGGCGATCCCGATCCTGCGGTTGAGGGCACGATCTGCCAGATGTGTGACGTCGCACATCTGGGACGGTTGCCCGTGCTGGATCCATTGACCAAAGCCAACCTGAGCGAGGCCTTTGAAGCCATCGATCTTGCAACAATCAGGAGCGCGCTATGA
- a CDS encoding 8-amino-7-oxononanoate synthase, producing the protein MTATERLKSMLGTLEVRHRRRRLSPRQGLDFASNDYLGLTGSQAMNMAAQKALARGVPLGSGGSRLLRGNHPEHEVLEQEAAAFFGTEAALFMGGGFQANQALFSTLPAAGDLILHDVLVHASAIEGMRLGRADTRAFAHNDVDDAQRVLADWRTAGGTGQVWLAVESVYSMEGDLAPLKALAALAHAQGAILVVDEAHATGVFGSQGAGLAHGLEGELLTLHTCGKGLGVSGGLICGAQVMIDTLINRARPFIFATAPSPFDAAMVRAALEQISNGQGLVDAAQARMQHAHAEARRCGLTTTELSSQIIPVILGDDARTMAMATALQGQGFDVRGIRPPTVPRNTSRLRISITGNVKLSDITELFELLATQLAEAA; encoded by the coding sequence ATGACAGCCACTGAGCGTCTGAAATCCATGCTGGGCACGCTTGAGGTCCGGCATCGACGCCGTAGGCTTTCGCCCCGGCAGGGTTTGGATTTCGCGTCAAATGACTACCTTGGGCTGACTGGATCCCAAGCGATGAACATGGCTGCGCAAAAGGCGCTGGCGCGCGGCGTTCCGCTGGGCTCGGGGGGATCGCGTCTGCTGCGGGGCAATCATCCTGAACATGAAGTGCTTGAACAAGAGGCAGCTGCGTTTTTCGGGACCGAGGCAGCACTATTCATGGGCGGCGGATTTCAGGCCAATCAGGCGTTATTTTCGACCCTGCCAGCGGCTGGTGATCTGATCCTACACGACGTATTGGTACACGCCAGTGCGATCGAAGGCATGCGGCTGGGGCGGGCGGATACACGCGCTTTTGCCCATAATGATGTCGATGATGCGCAACGCGTGTTGGCCGATTGGCGAACGGCAGGCGGAACCGGTCAGGTTTGGCTGGCGGTCGAAAGTGTTTACTCTATGGAGGGCGATCTGGCCCCACTAAAGGCCCTTGCGGCTCTGGCACACGCACAGGGGGCCATTTTGGTGGTGGATGAGGCGCATGCAACCGGCGTATTTGGGTCTCAGGGCGCAGGTTTGGCGCACGGGCTTGAGGGCGAGCTGCTGACATTGCACACCTGTGGCAAGGGGCTGGGCGTTTCTGGTGGTTTGATCTGCGGCGCGCAGGTGATGATTGATACCCTGATCAACCGGGCGCGCCCCTTTATCTTTGCCACCGCACCATCGCCCTTTGATGCGGCCATGGTCCGGGCGGCGCTGGAACAGATCTCGAATGGGCAGGGGCTGGTGGATGCGGCACAGGCACGAATGCAACATGCCCACGCCGAGGCGCGCCGTTGCGGGTTAACTACAACTGAGCTGTCTAGCCAAATCATTCCGGTCATTCTGGGCGATGATGCGCGCACTATGGCGATGGCCACGGCCTTGCAAGGGCAGGGGTTTGATGTGCGCGGCATTCGCCCACCGACTGTGCCGCGCAATACATCGCGCCTGCGGATTTCGATCACCGGAAATGTTAAACTATCAGATATAACTGAATTATTTGAACTATTGGCAACCCAATTGGCAGAGGCTGCATGA
- the bioB gene encoding biotin synthase BioB translates to MTDCITRWTRDTAQDLYILPLMDLLFRAHTVHRENFDPNKVQTSKLLSIKTGGCAEDCAYCSQSARNGSQLPASKLIEVERTLAQARKARDAGATRFCMGAAWREPKARDMDALVAMVQGVRDLGMETCMTLGMLDDTQVVQLRDAGLDYYNHNIDTSERYYPEVIGTRTFADRIDTLERVRAAGMKVCSGGILGMGEHTGDRIDMLVSLANLSEPPESVPINMLMPQADTPLADAEPIDPIEFVRVIAVARIMMPQSYVRLSAGRSDMSDEMQAMCFFAGANSIFVGDTLLTADNPEEDTDARLFAKLGMQPETLPVQDRVEAAE, encoded by the coding sequence ATGACTGATTGCATCACGCGCTGGACCCGAGATACTGCTCAAGACTTGTATATACTGCCATTGATGGATTTGCTGTTTCGCGCGCACACTGTGCATCGCGAAAATTTTGACCCAAACAAAGTGCAAACTTCAAAGCTTCTTTCGATCAAAACGGGTGGCTGCGCCGAAGATTGCGCCTATTGTTCACAGTCGGCGCGCAATGGCTCACAATTGCCAGCCTCCAAGCTGATCGAGGTCGAGCGTACATTGGCGCAGGCCCGCAAGGCACGTGATGCCGGGGCAACCCGTTTCTGTATGGGGGCCGCATGGCGTGAACCTAAAGCCCGCGATATGGATGCGCTTGTAGCGATGGTTCAGGGGGTCCGAGACCTTGGCATGGAAACCTGTATGACGCTTGGCATGCTGGACGACACGCAAGTGGTGCAACTGCGCGATGCAGGTTTGGATTATTACAATCACAACATCGATACATCTGAGCGATATTATCCTGAAGTGATTGGCACGCGCACCTTTGCAGACCGTATTGATACGCTGGAACGGGTGCGGGCCGCTGGAATGAAGGTATGCTCGGGCGGTATTCTTGGCATGGGTGAACACACAGGTGACCGCATCGACATGCTGGTGTCTCTGGCAAACCTGTCTGAGCCACCTGAATCTGTGCCGATCAACATGCTGATGCCGCAGGCGGATACGCCGTTGGCAGATGCTGAACCGATTGACCCGATCGAATTTGTCCGTGTGATTGCCGTGGCTCGCATCATGATGCCGCAGTCCTATGTGCGCCTTTCGGCTGGTCGTAGTGACATGAGTGATGAGATGCAGGCGATGTGTTTCTTTGCCGGGGCGAATTCGATCTTTGTGGGTGATACATTGCTGACCGCGGACAACCCCGAAGAAGACACTGACGCGCGTTTGTTTGCCAAACTTGGCATGCAGCCAGAGACCCTGCCCGTACAGGATCGGGTGGAAGCGGCTGAATGA